A stretch of the Desulfitobacterium chlororespirans DSM 11544 genome encodes the following:
- a CDS encoding ABC transporter ATP-binding protein translates to MIDVHNMTKKYGKLKANDNINLSVSAGELAVLLGPNGAGKSTLIKSVCGLLRYKGSITIGGHENHTVEAKRLLGYVPEFPVLYPMLTVSEHLEFIAKAYRLESWEERAEELLRRFELDDKKLKLGKELSKGMQQKVSVCCALLPEPKTVIFDEPLVGLDPHGIRELKNLIAQLRDSGCALIVSTHMIESMEDNWDVTYIMVKGKIERVVRRGEIAGRSLEDVYFAITERKLQGGAQ, encoded by the coding sequence TTGATCGACGTACATAATATGACCAAAAAATATGGCAAGTTAAAGGCTAACGATAACATCAATCTTTCGGTGTCGGCCGGGGAGCTTGCCGTTCTTCTGGGTCCCAACGGCGCGGGGAAATCCACATTAATAAAATCCGTATGCGGGCTGCTGCGGTATAAGGGTTCCATCACGATCGGAGGGCATGAAAATCATACGGTGGAAGCGAAGCGGCTCTTGGGGTATGTGCCGGAATTCCCTGTACTCTACCCAATGCTGACGGTGAGCGAACACTTGGAATTCATTGCCAAGGCGTATCGGCTGGAAAGTTGGGAGGAAAGAGCGGAGGAACTGCTCCGCCGCTTTGAACTGGATGATAAGAAGCTGAAGTTAGGCAAAGAGCTTTCCAAAGGAATGCAGCAAAAGGTCAGTGTCTGCTGTGCGCTTTTGCCGGAACCCAAGACCGTTATTTTTGATGAACCGCTGGTTGGGCTTGATCCCCATGGCATTCGTGAGCTGAAAAACCTGATTGCCCAGCTTCGGGACAGCGGTTGCGCTCTGATTGTGAGCACCCATATGATTGAAAGTATGGAAGACAATTGGGACGTGACCTATATTATGGTCAAGGGCAAAATAGAGCGCGTAGTCCGCCGTGGGGAGATAGCAGGCCGAAGCCTGGAAGATGTCTATTTTGCGATCACGGAAAGAAAGCTTCAAGGGGGTGCACAATGA